Part of the Limihaloglobus sulfuriphilus genome is shown below.
CGATTGGTGACATTCCGGCATTTTTGATTGCTGCTCAGCGTATTGTAAGCGGAACCAACAGCTTTACGCTGATGGCCATACCGTTTTTTATTCTCGCCGGACTTCTGATGGGACATGGCGGCATTGCCAAACGTCTGATTGATTTTGCAAGTATCTTTGTTGCGCGTCTGCCAGGGGGTCTGTCATTTGTCAATATTATTACCTGCATGCTGTTCGGCTCAATCTCCGGCAGTTCCGCGGCTTCCGTCTCTTCGGTCGGCAGCTTTATGATTCCAGCCATGAACAAGATGGGCTACCATCGGGACTTTAATACAGCAGTCACGGTGACCGCCGCCACAACAGGACTGCTGATCCCGCCAAGTAATGCGATGATTGTCTATTCATTAGCCACAGGAGGCGGTGTTTCGATTGCTGCGATGTTTATTGCCGGAATCATCCCGGGCATATTGGTTGGCCTGGGCCTGATGTCTGTCGCAGGTGTCATCTCAATTCGCCAGGGATACGGAAAAGGAGAAAAATATTCAGCCAAAGAAGCAGTTGTTAAATTCTTCGCCGCCATTCCCGCCCTGCTGTTAGTCATCATTATTTTAGGGGGCATCCTCTCGGGCATTTTCACCCCAACAGAGGCTTCTGCCATTGCCGTTGTTTACGCGTTGTTTCTTTCGGTTTTTGTTTACCGGCAGGTCAAATTCTCCGACTTACCGGCCATCTTGCTCAAATGCGCCATCACAACTTCTATTGTGATGCTTTTGGTAGGCACCTCTATGGCGGCAAGCTGGGTATTGTCTTACGAAAATATTCCACAGAAAATCAGCGCTGCCATGATCGGTTTAAGTAACAATAAGTATGTTCTCTTGTTTGTAATTAACCTTATTCTACTGGCAATCGGAACGGTAATGGACATGACCCCTGCAATTCTTATTTTTACACCTATCTTTCTTCCGGTGGTTAAGAGTTTTGGAATGGACCCTGTTCATTTCGGCATCATTATGGTCATGAATCTCAGTCTCGGCCTTTGCACCCCGCCGGTCGGAACCTCTCTGTTTATCGGCTGCGGCATTGCCGGTACAACGGTGAGTAACATTACTAAGCATCTGATACCATTTTTTCTGATTATGATTTTGGTACTTTTAATTTGTTCATATTTACCGGCGATTTCGATGTGGCTGCCAAATCTTATGGGGTTATAAATTGACGAGAACTGTTCTAAGAGGAAATCTATGACAAACAGCCAATGGGTACAATCTATAATTAACGGAGAACAAACCGCTCCGAGAGCACAATACTGGATGTCATTTTTCAATGCCGATACGGCTCGCAGTATCGCCCCGCGAGAATATCATTTTGAAGGTATGAGCTTATACGAAGTCGGCAGCGAGTTCGACATGACAGGAATGAGTCATAAAGACCTTGATAAATTGATTGCTTTCAATGAATACACAGACCGCATCTTCGCCTGCCTGGGTAAAGGTGCCGCCATCATGTTTGGACACGGCGGCCCGGGAGAATTTTTCTGCAAAAGCATTGAAAAAGGCGACAATCATGTGATTGTTCAGTATGAAACCGGCGTCAAAAGCAAGGTCCAGTTTGATCCGCATTTCTACCATACGTTTGATCATCCGGTAAAAACAATGGATCACCTGCAAAAGCTCATACTTCCTGACCCTCATGATCCAAAGCGTTACGCAGGACTGGCTGATAATGCAGGATATCTCAAATCAAAAGGACAATATGTCGTCGGATCCCTTAACGGTTTTTTCTCAGGAATCCATTATTTTCTCATGGACTATCAGGATACTTTAATATCCCTGATAACAGAACCGGAATTGATACAGGCCGCTGTTGATAAAATCGGTCAGTGGAATTTAGCTGCTGCGGAGAACATGATTAAGGCCGGCGTTGACGGCCTGGCTATTTGTGATGATCTTGGCTCAAAACAAAATCTTCTGATGCCCCCTCAACTATACCGGAAGTTTTTCAAGCCATGGCACAAAAAACTGTGCGACCTGGCCCACTCACGCTCAGCAACGGTTCACTTGCATTCCCACGGTGCGATCCATGAACTGCTCGATGATCTGGTCGATTGCGGCTTTGATTTTATCAATCCTTTTGACCCTGAAGAAGGATATGATATTGAAAACATCCTGAAAAACTATTCAGACAAATTCGTCGTTGTCGGGGGTTTCCCCGGCAGCTTTTGGTACTGGCCTTTGCAACAGCAAGACGAATATCTGAATCAAATGGCCGCACTCGGCAAAAAATATCCCCGTTTTATCTTTATGGATTCCAGCGGCATACCCAATGACATAACCGCAGAAAAGTATCTTAAAATTACAGAAATGTCAAAAATTGCAAGAAACGTTAAATGAAAGAACATCATCACATAGGTACCTCATTGCAGAGAGATGATCATATAGGCTCCTCACATAAATTTGTATGAGGAACCCAAATTTTATTATTTTATTGAGGTTAAAAAAATGAACTCTAACAAATTGCAATTAAAAGTTGAATCCACCAAGACTTTACTCCTTTTCATTTTATTATTCTTGGTTACTACTGTAACACAAGGCTCACAAATATTATTTGAATCCGATTTCAATAATATTGATGGCTGGAATCAGGAATACGGCGGACAATGGCAGATCGAGAAGGGTATTTGTCAAGGCAGGACCCGTTCTCTATGGGCAGGTAACAAGAATTGGAAAGACTACCGTTTCTCCTGTAAAGCACGTTGCGTGGAAGACGGCGACGAAGGGCAAATCTGGCTCTCCATTCGCTATAACGACGAATGGAATCGATACGCTATTGCCATCCGGGGTGGTCTGCTGAACGAGGTAGCGCTGTTCAGATATCGTGACGCTGCTCCTCCGACGCCGCGTGTGCAATGCCCACTTAATATTCCGCTGGGCTTCGAGTTTCAAGCAAAAACGTGGTATGATGTCAAATTCGAAGTCGCCGGCCCCCGCATCAAGATATGGATAGGCGACGTTGAAAAACCGCAAATCAATTATATTGATCGCGAGCCCATCTTAAATGGAGCCATTGCACTGGGCGGCAATTACCATACTTGTGAATTTGGCGATGTCGTCGTGCGAAAGATTGAGGCCGAGTCTCCCCTTCTTTCCGATAGTATCCAATTTACTGACTCTGCAATCAAATACAACTTCGGCCCCTCCAATACCAAGATAAATGGATTTATTAATTCTGATGGTTCGGTATATAAT
Proteins encoded:
- a CDS encoding TRAP transporter large permease, with protein sequence MTPSIWVMIISFVILLLLEVPIAFCLGLSTILAIFAIGDIPAFLIAAQRIVSGTNSFTLMAIPFFILAGLLMGHGGIAKRLIDFASIFVARLPGGLSFVNIITCMLFGSISGSSAASVSSVGSFMIPAMNKMGYHRDFNTAVTVTAATTGLLIPPSNAMIVYSLATGGGVSIAAMFIAGIIPGILVGLGLMSVAGVISIRQGYGKGEKYSAKEAVVKFFAAIPALLLVIIILGGILSGIFTPTEASAIAVVYALFLSVFVYRQVKFSDLPAILLKCAITTSIVMLLVGTSMAASWVLSYENIPQKISAAMIGLSNNKYVLLFVINLILLAIGTVMDMTPAILIFTPIFLPVVKSFGMDPVHFGIIMVMNLSLGLCTPPVGTSLFIGCGIAGTTVSNITKHLIPFFLIMILVLLICSYLPAISMWLPNLMGL
- a CDS encoding uroporphyrinogen decarboxylase family protein gives rise to the protein MTNSQWVQSIINGEQTAPRAQYWMSFFNADTARSIAPREYHFEGMSLYEVGSEFDMTGMSHKDLDKLIAFNEYTDRIFACLGKGAAIMFGHGGPGEFFCKSIEKGDNHVIVQYETGVKSKVQFDPHFYHTFDHPVKTMDHLQKLILPDPHDPKRYAGLADNAGYLKSKGQYVVGSLNGFFSGIHYFLMDYQDTLISLITEPELIQAAVDKIGQWNLAAAENMIKAGVDGLAICDDLGSKQNLLMPPQLYRKFFKPWHKKLCDLAHSRSATVHLHSHGAIHELLDDLVDCGFDFINPFDPEEGYDIENILKNYSDKFVVVGGFPGSFWYWPLQQQDEYLNQMAALGKKYPRFIFMDSSGIPNDITAEKYLKITEMSKIARNVK